Below is a window of Schistocerca cancellata isolate TAMUIC-IGC-003103 chromosome 4, iqSchCanc2.1, whole genome shotgun sequence DNA.
gtcctagttcatgaaccacgggcaacgtatgagtggccaagtaagtggtcccgacagtcgggataccagttactttggaataaggctgggcatctcggacatattctgagtcgtggtcacctttgtgctcatacggcaaagactaccaaatccaccgataagtccctcagccattaggggtaaaacccaatggaacttggggcaagtaaggctagcaacctgcttccctggtactctaaatatgatgctggcaataatcagagcaaaatgcctcggacctttggaggtgacggagtcccacctctaactgacaaaccagggactcctaagatacgacttggcaaacaaatggtaatgagatggggagctattaatatcaatgggggctactctgggaagaaggtagagctggcagaggctgcaagtaagatggggctgtatgttttagctgttagtcacattcgggtaaggggtgagaaagaagaggaagtgggagaatacaaggtctacctgtcaggcgtcaaagcaggaatagcacaatgggatgtagggctttacatcaggaaagaaatggaacccagcgtagttgcaataaggtatgtaaacgaacgactgatgtggatagatttgactgtgtctagcaagaaaattaggattgtgtcagtatatttgcattgtgaagggacagatcaagataagatggatagtttttatgaggcactcagtgatgtagttgttagagtaaa
It encodes the following:
- the LOC126184095 gene encoding craniofacial development protein 2-like; protein product: MELGASKASNLLPWYSKYDAGNNQSKMPRTFGGDGVPPLTDKPGTPKIRLGKQMVMRWGAININGGYSGKKVELAEAASKMGLYVLAVSHIRVRGEKEEEVGEYKVYLSGVKAGIAQWDVGLYIRKEMEPSVVAIRYVNERLMWIDLTVSSKKIRIVSVYLHCEGTDQDKMDSFYEALSDVVVRVKDKDSVLLMGDFNARIGNRTEGYEKVMGKFGEDMEANRNRKQLLDFCASMGLVITNSFFKHKNIHRYTWEGRGTRSVIDYIITDQEFRKAVRDTRVFRGFFDDTDHYLICSEIGIVRPKVQEVRSISGYRFYREPNTSSPHMRHTEKLALEAD